The sequence GCCGCAATGAACGTCCCGAGGGAGTGACCCAGGTGACCGGCTCGATCGCGCGCGCTCCCTTCATTCAGGGCGAGCCCATCCGCGACCAGAAGCTGGTCAAGACCGAGGGCTCCGGCTTCATGGCGGCAATCCTGCCGACCGGCATGCGGGCGATCTCGACCGAAATCTCGCCGGAGACCGGCGCCGGCGGCTTCATCCTGCCCAACGACCGCGTCGACGTGATCCTCACGCGCCGCCTCAAGAATCCCGACCAGAGCAACGGCGCCCCCGACATCATTACCTCCGAGATCATCCTGGCCAACATCCGTGTCCTCGCCATCGATCAGGCGCCGAAGGAGAAGGACGGCCAGAACACGGTGGTCGGCAAGACCGTGACCTTGGAACTCAATGCCGCGCAGACCCAGGCGCTCTCGTCGGCCCGCCAGGCCGGGACGCTGTCGCTGGCGCTACGCAGCATAGCCGACGTCAAGGTGAGCGAGATCACG comes from Bradyrhizobium sp. CCGE-LA001 and encodes:
- the cpaB gene encoding Flp pilus assembly protein CpaB, which encodes MNRARIVVLTVAICAGGVAAYLASGSDNSAPPPAPVAQLPTVDVLVAKNDIGLGQTVKPEDVQWQTWPAATASAAFIRRNERPEGVTQVTGSIARAPFIQGEPIRDQKLVKTEGSGFMAAILPTGMRAISTEISPETGAGGFILPNDRVDVILTRRLKNPDQSNGAPDIITSEIILANIRVLAIDQAPKEKDGQNTVVGKTVTLELNAAQTQALSSARQAGTLSLALRSIADVKVSEITLDDSAQKRDGVSIIRYGIPSQTAKAR